The proteins below come from a single Vanacampus margaritifer isolate UIUO_Vmar chromosome 10, RoL_Vmar_1.0, whole genome shotgun sequence genomic window:
- the cox6c gene encoding cytochrome c oxidase subunit 6C, which translates to MSLPKPVMRGLLAKRLRFHFPIAFGFSLLVAAAFKYTVSDPRKKAYADFYKQYDPVKEFNAMREAGIFHSVQPTGK; encoded by the exons ATGTCGCTGCCCAAGCCGGTGATGCGAGGCCTGCTGGCAAAGCGCCTGCGCTTTCATTTCCCCATCGCCTTCGGTTTTTCCCTCCTGGTGGCCGCCGCCTTCAAG tacaCAGTGTCGGATCCGCGCAAGAAAGCCTACGCCGACTTCTACAAGCAGTACGACCCGGTCAAGGAGTTCAACGCCATGCGAGAGGCGGGAATCTTCCATTCCGTGCAGCCCACCGGAAAGTAA
- the LOC144059106 gene encoding serine/threonine-protein kinase 4-like: MENRDKVQMRNHPRRQLKKLSEDSLTKQPEEVFDVLEKLGEGSYGCVFKAHYRETGEIVAIKQVPVESDLQEIIKEISIMQQCNSPHVVRYYGSYFKNSDLWIVMEYCGAGSVSDIIRIRSKTLSEEEIASILRSTLKGLEYLHFMRKIHRDIKAGNILLNTEGQAKLADFGVAGQLTDTMAKRNTVIGTPFWMAPEVIQEIGYNCVADIWSLGITAIEMAEGKPPYADIHPMRAIFMIPTNPPPTFRNPDAWSPPFRDFVSQCLVKNPETRATATQLLQHAFIKAAKPSSVLRALISDAMDIKAKRQEAAAHAQQDDDNDDSEEDEVDQGTMVRAGPGDSATMRAVGSPGGTSGGAGRPRRRPDDDDEDQTGTLRSQLGTMIINSDDGEEGGTMKRTDEASPPAKPSFLEYFEQKEKEASSQNGGRGGGEERKVLTDANLELVSLWSVEDLRVRLAALDPQMEQEMEEIHQRYQAKRKPILDAIEAKKRRQQHNNL; encoded by the exons ATGGAGAACAGGGACAAGGTGCAGATGCGGAACCATCCTCGCAG GCAGCTGAAGAAACTGAGCGAGGACAGCCTGACCAAGCAGCCCGAGGAAGTGTTTGACGTCCTGGAGAAGTTAGGCGAAGG GTCGTACGGCTGCGTGTTCAAGGCTCACTATCGAGAGACGGGAGAGATCGTGGCCATCAAGCAGGTTCCCGTCGAGTCCGATCTGCAGGAGATCATCAAGGAGATCTCCATCATGCAGCAGTGCAAcag TCCACATGTGGTGCGCTACTACGGCAGCTACTTCAAGAACAGCGACCTGTGGATTGTCATGGAATACTGCGGCGCCGGCTCCGTGTCCGACATCATACGCATACGCAGCAAGACG CTGAGCGAGGAGGAGATCGCCAGCATCCTCCGCTCGACGCTGAAGGGTCTGGAGTATCTTCACTTCATGCGCAAGATCCACCGCGACATCAAGGCGGGAAACATCCTGCTCAACACGGAGGGACAAGCCAAGCTGGCCGACTTTGGCGTCGCCGGTCAGCTGACG GACACCATGGCCAAGAGGAACACGGTGATCGGGACGCCGTTCTGGATGGCGCCCGAGGTCATCCAGGAGATCGGCTACAACTGCGTGGCCGACATCTGGTCGCTGGGCATCACCGCCATCGAGATGGCCGAGGGGAAGCCGCCCTATGCCGACATCCACCCCATGAGG GCCATCTTCATGATCCCCACCAACCCGCCGCCCACCTTCCGCAATCCCGACGCATGGTCGCCACCATTCCGGGACTTTGTGAGTCAATGTTTGGTGAAGAACCCGGAGACCAGGGCCACCGCCACGCAGCTGCTGCAG CACGCGTTCATCAAGGCGGCCAAGCCCAGCAGCGTCCTGAGAGCGCTGATCAGCGACGCCATGGACATCAAAGCCAAGCGGCAGGAGGCGGCGGCGCACGCGCAGCAGGATGACGACAACGACGATTCC GAAGAGGACGAGGTGGATCAGGGGACCATGGTGAGGGCGGGGCCCGGCGACTCTGCGACCATGCGTGCCGTCGGCTCGCCGGGTGGCACGTCAGGCGGCGCCGGACGGCCTCGCCGCCGccccgacgacgacgacgaggacCAGACGGGAACCTTGCGCTCGCAGCTGGGAACCATGATCATCAACTCGGACGATGGCGAGGAGGGCGGCACCATGAAAA GGACGGACGAGGCGTCCCCGCCCGCCAAGCCGTCCTTCTTGGAATACTTTGAGCAAAAGGAGAAGGAGGCCAGCAGTCAAAATGGAGGACGCGGCGGAGGAGAGGAGCGCAAAGTGCTGACGGACGCCAATCTGGAGCTG GTGAGTTTGTGGTCGGTGGAGGACCTGCGCGTGCGTCTGGCCGCTTTGGACCCGCAGATGGAGCAAGAAATGGAGGAGATCCACCAGCGCTACCAAGCCAAAAGGAAACCCATCCTGGACGCCATCGAGGCCAAGAAGAGGCGACAGCAGCACAACAACTTGTGA